In Musa acuminata AAA Group cultivar baxijiao chromosome BXJ2-3, Cavendish_Baxijiao_AAA, whole genome shotgun sequence, the following proteins share a genomic window:
- the LOC135581152 gene encoding ubiquitin-like domain-containing protein CIP73 isoform X1: MGTNDPSEATTSCIDVAQDSESTVEIKIKTLDSQTYTLRVDKSVPIPKLKEQIATVTGVISDQQRLICRGKVLKDDEILSAYHVEDGHTLHLVVRQPHQSTPSPSTGQMGNEGASGQSDASRNHGSQSTRTLVFETVNIGQGDHRTQLSQIISSILNAVATRNTGSQTSGPNLRNLSAGASVDYPGIELGSGQVPNQFHSAVPLGSEQPTVIPDSLTTIHQYLGFMRDEFTREGLSANGGEHRNEASAAYMNNDSLQFHQSFSPGGLPSPASLVEVLLSTRQLLMEQADGYISQFARGLEDQVNLTDPLVRLRLQNSVFRSGVLLQNLGSLLLELGRTTMTLRLGQTPSEAVINAGPAVFISASGPNPVMVQPVPFYPGSSFSPRVGATYAGHGSQGEPLGPSLVPGNISIRFRAGRPVPVSPHNQTEQGVQQQQETTNPTRNSSAANAAPQAFSGVSNNASLSEESGVRVLPIRTVVAVPGGVNRSTSDPSGSSAVGLIYPLLARVQHVATGSLDDARGTESSNEINHDGHNAEEQANIGSTMHAQNLESTIGNFINDIDSTPANAVPLFSEFNPSVNESASYQGSLRDFISAGQQGPPSSNSTSNTEELGHISQLASRLDQWLQSIFPGEQVVVGSSSHQEMTRSSVTDQTDIGRNSQPEEHTGVGEDEGVFFSRLVRNLMPFISQATSTGQDGSPTSHGSSTAHVAGENLNDLSNSQSRRDPPEAPSSKRTRRD; encoded by the exons ATGGGGACAAATGATCCATCTGAAGCAACTACGTCGTGTATAGATGTTGCACAAGATTCTGAGAGCACCGTTGAGATAAAAATTAAAACATTGGATTCTCAAACATACACTTTGCGAGTAGACAAGTCT GTGCCAATTCCAAAATTGAAGGAACAAATAGCTACTGTCACTGGGGTAATATCAGATCAACAGCGCCTAATCTGCCGTGGAAAAGTCTTGAAGGATGATGAAATCCTTTCTGCATATC ATGTTGAAGATGGTCACACCTTGCATCTGGTTGTTAGACAACCACATCAGTCCACGCCATCACCATCAACAGGTCAGATGGGAAATGAAGGTGCATCAGGCCAGTCAG ATGCTTCTCGTAATCATGGTAGTCAATCAACTCGTACCTTAGTATTTGAGACTGTTAATATTGGTCAAGGTGATCATCGTACTCAACTTTCTCAG ATTATATCCAGCATCTTAAATGCTGTTGCGACAAGAAATACCGGATCCCAGACCTCAGGCCCCAATCTTAGG AATTTGAGCGCAGGAGCATCTGTTGATTATCCGGGTATTGAGCTTGGTTCAGGGCAGGTTCCTAACCAATTTCACTCTGCAGTTCCATTGGGGTCTGAGCAGCCAACA GTAATACCTGATTCTTTGACCACTATACATCAGTATTTGGGCTTCATGAGGGATGAGTTTACGAGGGAAGGCTTAAGTGCTAATG GTGGGGAACACAGAAATGAAGCAAGCGCTGCTTACATGAACAATGATAGCCTTCAGTTTCACCAGTCTTTTAGTCCGGGTGGTCTACCTAGTCCAGCATCTTTGGTAGAAGTACTGCTTTCTACAAGACAACTACTAATGGAACAGGCTGATGGTTACATATCT CAATTTGCAAGAGGTCTAGAGGATCAAGTAAATTTGACCGATCCTCTTGTGCGTTTAAGACTTCAAAACAGTGTGTTCAGATCAGGAGTTCTGTTGCAAAATTTAGGGTCCTTACTTCTAGAGCTGGGTCGCACAACAATGACATTGCGCTTGGGTCAAACACCA TCTGAAGCTGTAATTAATGCTGGACCAGCAGTTTTCATCTCTGCATCTGGTCCAAATCCTGTGATGGTTCAG CCTGTTCCTTTCTATCCAGGATCAAGTTTTAGTCCGCGTGTGGGAGCTACATATGCTGGTCATGGTTCACAAGGTGAACCACTTGGTCCTTCATTGGTTCCAGGAAATATCAGCATACGTTTCCGTGCCG GTCGGCCAGTACCTGTTTCCCCTCATAACCAAACTGAGCAGGGTGTACAACAACAGCAAGAAACCACAAATCCAACAAGAAATTCTTCTGCTGCAAATGCTGCTCCTCAAGCATTTTCAGGGGTTTCAAATAATGCATCTCTTTCTGAAGAGTCTGGAGTAAGAGTGTTGCCTATAAGAACAGTGGTTGCAGTACCTGGTGGAGTCAACCGCTCTACCTCTGATCCATCTGGTTCTAGTGCAGTTGGGCTAATCTACCCTCTTCTAGCAagggttcagcatgttgctactgGGAGTCTGGATGATGCTAGGGGCACTGAATCATCTAATGAGATAAATCACGATGGCCATAATGCTGAAGAGCAAGCAAATATTGGATCCACTATGCATGCACAAAACCTAGAATCCACCATTGGAAATTTTATTAATGATATCGACAGCACGCCTGCAAATGCCGTTCCTTTATTTTCGGAGTTTAACCCCTCAGTAAATGAATCAGCTTCGTATCAAG GGTCTTTAAGGGACTTCATTAGTGCAGGCCAACAGGGGCCACCTTCCAGTAATAGCACAAGTAACACCGAAGAGCTTGGCCATATTTCTCAGCTGGCTAGCAGATTGGATCAGTGGCTGCAGTCAATTTTCCCTGGAGAGCAAGTTGTTGTTGGAAGCAGTAGTCATCAGGAAATGACTAGAAGTTCTGTCACAGATCAAACAGACATAGGTAGGAACTCCCAACCTGAGGAGCATACGGGTGTAGGTGAGGATGAAGGAGTATTCTTTTCTAGGTTGGTGCGGAATCTTATGCCATTCATATCTCAAGCGACATCGACAGGCCAAGATGGGTCACCAACCAGTCATGGTTCTTCAACAGCACAT GTTGCGGGGGAGAACTTGAATGACTTGAGTAATTCTCAAAGTCGTCGA
- the LOC135581152 gene encoding ubiquitin-like domain-containing protein CIP73 isoform X2, whose translation MGNEGASGQSDASRNHGSQSTRTLVFETVNIGQGDHRTQLSQIISSILNAVATRNTGSQTSGPNLRNLSAGASVDYPGIELGSGQVPNQFHSAVPLGSEQPTVIPDSLTTIHQYLGFMRDEFTREGLSANGGEHRNEASAAYMNNDSLQFHQSFSPGGLPSPASLVEVLLSTRQLLMEQADGYISQFARGLEDQVNLTDPLVRLRLQNSVFRSGVLLQNLGSLLLELGRTTMTLRLGQTPSEAVINAGPAVFISASGPNPVMVQPVPFYPGSSFSPRVGATYAGHGSQGEPLGPSLVPGNISIRFRAGRPVPVSPHNQTEQGVQQQQETTNPTRNSSAANAAPQAFSGVSNNASLSEESGVRVLPIRTVVAVPGGVNRSTSDPSGSSAVGLIYPLLARVQHVATGSLDDARGTESSNEINHDGHNAEEQANIGSTMHAQNLESTIGNFINDIDSTPANAVPLFSEFNPSVNESASYQGSLRDFISAGQQGPPSSNSTSNTEELGHISQLASRLDQWLQSIFPGEQVVVGSSSHQEMTRSSVTDQTDIGRNSQPEEHTGVGEDEGVFFSRLVRNLMPFISQATSTGQDGSPTSHGSSTAHVAGENLNDLSNSQSRRDPPEAPSSKRTRRD comes from the exons ATGGGAAATGAAGGTGCATCAGGCCAGTCAG ATGCTTCTCGTAATCATGGTAGTCAATCAACTCGTACCTTAGTATTTGAGACTGTTAATATTGGTCAAGGTGATCATCGTACTCAACTTTCTCAG ATTATATCCAGCATCTTAAATGCTGTTGCGACAAGAAATACCGGATCCCAGACCTCAGGCCCCAATCTTAGG AATTTGAGCGCAGGAGCATCTGTTGATTATCCGGGTATTGAGCTTGGTTCAGGGCAGGTTCCTAACCAATTTCACTCTGCAGTTCCATTGGGGTCTGAGCAGCCAACA GTAATACCTGATTCTTTGACCACTATACATCAGTATTTGGGCTTCATGAGGGATGAGTTTACGAGGGAAGGCTTAAGTGCTAATG GTGGGGAACACAGAAATGAAGCAAGCGCTGCTTACATGAACAATGATAGCCTTCAGTTTCACCAGTCTTTTAGTCCGGGTGGTCTACCTAGTCCAGCATCTTTGGTAGAAGTACTGCTTTCTACAAGACAACTACTAATGGAACAGGCTGATGGTTACATATCT CAATTTGCAAGAGGTCTAGAGGATCAAGTAAATTTGACCGATCCTCTTGTGCGTTTAAGACTTCAAAACAGTGTGTTCAGATCAGGAGTTCTGTTGCAAAATTTAGGGTCCTTACTTCTAGAGCTGGGTCGCACAACAATGACATTGCGCTTGGGTCAAACACCA TCTGAAGCTGTAATTAATGCTGGACCAGCAGTTTTCATCTCTGCATCTGGTCCAAATCCTGTGATGGTTCAG CCTGTTCCTTTCTATCCAGGATCAAGTTTTAGTCCGCGTGTGGGAGCTACATATGCTGGTCATGGTTCACAAGGTGAACCACTTGGTCCTTCATTGGTTCCAGGAAATATCAGCATACGTTTCCGTGCCG GTCGGCCAGTACCTGTTTCCCCTCATAACCAAACTGAGCAGGGTGTACAACAACAGCAAGAAACCACAAATCCAACAAGAAATTCTTCTGCTGCAAATGCTGCTCCTCAAGCATTTTCAGGGGTTTCAAATAATGCATCTCTTTCTGAAGAGTCTGGAGTAAGAGTGTTGCCTATAAGAACAGTGGTTGCAGTACCTGGTGGAGTCAACCGCTCTACCTCTGATCCATCTGGTTCTAGTGCAGTTGGGCTAATCTACCCTCTTCTAGCAagggttcagcatgttgctactgGGAGTCTGGATGATGCTAGGGGCACTGAATCATCTAATGAGATAAATCACGATGGCCATAATGCTGAAGAGCAAGCAAATATTGGATCCACTATGCATGCACAAAACCTAGAATCCACCATTGGAAATTTTATTAATGATATCGACAGCACGCCTGCAAATGCCGTTCCTTTATTTTCGGAGTTTAACCCCTCAGTAAATGAATCAGCTTCGTATCAAG GGTCTTTAAGGGACTTCATTAGTGCAGGCCAACAGGGGCCACCTTCCAGTAATAGCACAAGTAACACCGAAGAGCTTGGCCATATTTCTCAGCTGGCTAGCAGATTGGATCAGTGGCTGCAGTCAATTTTCCCTGGAGAGCAAGTTGTTGTTGGAAGCAGTAGTCATCAGGAAATGACTAGAAGTTCTGTCACAGATCAAACAGACATAGGTAGGAACTCCCAACCTGAGGAGCATACGGGTGTAGGTGAGGATGAAGGAGTATTCTTTTCTAGGTTGGTGCGGAATCTTATGCCATTCATATCTCAAGCGACATCGACAGGCCAAGATGGGTCACCAACCAGTCATGGTTCTTCAACAGCACAT GTTGCGGGGGAGAACTTGAATGACTTGAGTAATTCTCAAAGTCGTCGA